A single Phragmites australis chromosome 4, lpPhrAust1.1, whole genome shotgun sequence DNA region contains:
- the LOC133916376 gene encoding ankyrin repeat-containing protein At5g02620-like, whose protein sequence is MEANNQPGEDRPPAQPEPMDSPRAATRRKKMTKQLTGKRDDTAMHAAARAGQLGSVREMLFGKTPAELGALLSKQNQAGETPLFVAAEYGYVALVDEMIKYHDVATAGIKARSGYDALHIAAKQGDVDVVKELLQALPELSMTVDASNTTALNTAATQGHMEVVRLLLEVDGSLALIARSNGKTALHSAARNGHVEVVRALLEAEPSIALRKDKKCQTALHMAAKGTRLDLVDALLAGEPSLLNVTDNKGNTALHIASRKARHQIIKRLLELPDTDLKAINRSRETALDTAEKMGNADVSGLLAEHGVQSARAISPEGGNQAGELKQQVSDIKHEVHSQLEQTRQTRVRMQGITKRINKLHEEGLNNAINSTTVVAVLIATVAFAAIFTVPGEYADDPGSLAPGQALGEANISHETAFIIFFVFDSVALFISLAVVVVQTSVVVSERKAKKQMMAVINKLMWVACVLISVAFLALSFVVVGRTERWLAVAVTIMGATILVTTIGTMLYWVIAHRLESKRMRSSSLSRSRSFSCSGMSESVWIDEFKRMYAI, encoded by the exons ATGGAAGCGAACAACCAACCCGGCGAGGACAGGCCGCCGGCGCAGCCCGAGCCCATGGACTCGCCGAGGGCGGCGACGCGGCGCAAGAAGATGACGAAACAGCTGACCGGGAAGCGGGACGACACCGCGATGCAcgcggcggcgcgcgccggCCAGCTCGGCTCCGTGCGGGAGATGCTGTTCGGCAAGACCCCGGCGGAGCTGGGCGCGCTGCTTTCGAAGCAGAACCAGGCCGGGGAGACGCCGCTGTTCGTCGCCGCCGAGTACGGGTACGTGGCCCTGGTGGACGAGATGATCAAGTACCACGACGTCGCCACCGCCGGCATCAAGGCCCGCAGCGGCTACGACGCCCTCCACATCGCTGCCAAGCAAGGGGATGTAG ACGTGGTGAAGGAGCTGCTGCAGGCGCTTCCGGAGCTGTCGATGACGGTGGACGCGTCGAACACGACGGCGCTGAACACGGCGGCGACGCAGGGGCACATGGAGGTGGTGAGGCTTCTGCTTGAGGTGGACGGGAGCCTGGCTCTGATCGCGCGGAGCAACGGCAAGACGGCGCTGCACTCGGCGGCGCGGAACGGGCACGTGGAGGTGGTGCGCGCGCTGCTGGAGGCGGAGCCCAGCATCGCGCTGCGGAAGGACAAGAAGTGCCAGACGGCGCTGCACATGGCCGCCAAGGGCACAAGACTGGACCTTGTCGACGCGCTCCTCGCCGGCGAGCCGTCGCTGCTCAACGTGACGGACAACAAGGGCAACACCGCACTGCACATCGCGTCTCGCAAGGCGCGCCACCAG ATCATAAAGCGGCTGCTTGAGCTGCCGGACACGGACCTCAAGGCGATCAACCGGTCCCGCGAGACCGCGCTGGACACGGCGGAGAAGATGGGCAACGCCGACGTGTCCGGCCTGCTGGCAGAGCACGGCGTGCAGTCGGCGCGCGCCATTAGCCCCGAGGGCGGCAACCAGGCGGGCGAGTTGAAGCAGCAGGTGAGCGACATCAAGCACGAGGTGCACTCGCAGCTGGAGCAGACGCGGCAGACGCGCGTGCGCATGCAGGGCATCACGAAGCGCATCAATAAGCTCCACGAGGAGGGGCTGAACAACGCCATCAACTCGACCACCGTGGTGGCCGTGCTGATCGCGACGGTGGCGTTCGCGGCCATCTTCACGGTGCCCGGGGAGTACGCGGACGATCCGGGCAGCCTGGCCCCGGGGCAGGCGCTGGGGGAGGCGAACATCTCCCACGAGACGgcgttcatcatcttcttcgtgTTCGACTCGGTGGCGCTCTTCATCTCGCTGGCCGTGGTGGTGGTGCAGACATCGGTGGTGGTGAGCGAGCGCAAGGCCAAGAAGCAGATGATGGCGGTGATTAACAAGCTCATGTGGGTGGCGTGCGTGCTCATCAGCGTGGCGTTCCTGGCGCTGTCGTTCGTCGTGGTGGGCCGCACCGAGCGGTGGCTGGCCGTGGCCGTGACCATCATGGGCGCCACCATCCTGGTCACCACCATCGGCACCATGCTCTACTGGGTCATCGCGCACCGGCTGGAGTCCAAGCGGATGCGCAGCTCCTCGCTCAGCCGCTCCCGGTCCTTCTCCTGCTCCGGTATGTCCGAGAGCGTGTGGATCGACGAGTTCAAGAGGATGTACGCCATCTGA